The DNA region TACTCTCAACAGTGGTCAGTCACTTAGTAGGGCTCAGGTCTCTGAGGTTGCTCTTAAGTTATGCTAACGTAAGCCTTTTCCAATCCAAAGACCAGAAGAGACTTTTAAGGTCAAGTGTTCTGTGGCTGCAGGCTGGAAAGCCTCTGTGTCCCCTGGCAGCAAGCCCCTACAAAGGGGCCAGTAAAAGAGCTGCTCGGTCAGGTCCTCCTGGCTGCTGGCTCAGAGATCCAGGGAGGGAGGTACCAGTAAGGTGAGGTGGTGGAGGAGAAGACATTCAAGCAGAGGGAACTCCAGATCCCCAATGTCTCCTTCCCTTCTTGGCAATAACTTAGCAGGATGGTTGAGAGCGAGCGAGAAGAGATTTACAAATGAGCCaggttcagaaaaaaaagagagagagagaggaaaccaAGTCCCCAACAGGCACTGAAATCAAAATGATCTGCTGTGGTAAGAAGTCAGAGGCAACTCGAGGACCTGATAGAAACGAATCGTCTTGGATACCAGACAGTCCTCTAACTGGCACGTGTCAGGGAGACAAGCAATGACAAAGCTCAAACACTTAAGGTGGAACCGTCACTGGGCTAAAACCAGACAGGCTTCCGTGTAAGGAAGTATCGACTTTTCTCCTTTTGAATCCCCCTTCAGTTTTTGTCTTATCATACAAATTAtacaccttcacacacacacacacacacacacacacacacacacacacaccacacccactTGGAATCCCAGGAAGCCTGAAAACTTCCCTGGACATCACTTCAGAACATACCCAACTCCCAGCACTGGTCTTCTGGAGTAAGAAGATCGTATTTCCCTGCTGTTAATTTCTAACCTAAAAAAAGGAACCAGGTCGGCTCTGAGTTCAGAGTCCCTTCCACTGGACGAAGACCCTTGGCCAGGTGGGATCCAGTTTACCCTATGTACCCTAGAGAGGAAAGAGATAGCTGGGGGGCTGCCCCAGGGAGAGGACGAGGACTAGAGCAGGTCTGGGACCAGGTGGTGGatgagggctgctctctagtcaCTCTGCCTCTTTTCATCTCCTTTAATTTCGggtgcgtatgtgtgtgtatgtgtgtgtgtatgttttctcatttgtttttgttaatcactgtaaaaaatacagaaaccCAAACCAACACGTTCGGTTTCTTTCCCACACCCCTCCACCTGTTCAGGATGGTGATCAGTTCTCACAACCGGCAGAGGCAGAAGAGGGTTGGAATGAAGACTCCGAAGGCCACGAGGATGGGAAACATGAGGCTGCTGTTGTCCGAGGCATAGGGGTTGGGCGTGCGGGGGCCCGACTGCACTCGGTTCTTATTGGTCTGTCTCTTGAGATTAGACCCTTCATCatattcttcttcctcctcctcctcttctttcttttccagtcctggatGAGGCTGCAGCTTTGGTACATCTGACACGAGAACAAGAACACCTTTTAAGTAAGACTCACGGCATTTAAATGAGGCCCTTAAGGGAAGTAAATGAGCCACAAGAAAGAGACCCTATGACCTAAAGCAGGATCCACAGGAAGGAGCAGCCACAGTTCCCAGCCTGGAGAAGAGCAGATTGCTGCAAACACGGGTCTTTCTGAGATTTAACTAAAATGGAGTAGAAGCCTTGCACCCTGAGAGACTCCCTGTCTCCCTTTCCTATTCTACTTCTTCAGAGCCTGGAGAGAACCAGACTGGACAAGGACAGTGACCCAACACCCCAAGCTTAACCTTTCAaatcttcccttctccctcctccaaccCCACATTCCCTTCTGATGCACAAAGCAACCGAGGAAAAGCTGATCCACGGAGTTCTGGGTTCTCCGCACACCGTCCCCCTCTGTTCACTGTCCCCTCCCAAGGGATTCTGGTTACCCATCAGTCTGGGAGTAAGACATCCTCTGGGATGTGCCTCCAGATGAGGTAGGGAAAGGcatggaggtgggatgggggagcaAAGTCACTGAGACAGACGCCTTCTCTGCAAAAACCAGCCTGGGAAAGCTGGCAGACAGGACCTTCAACCCTGAGAAAGAGATGGACTTTGGGGCTGGATCCCAGGAACAAGGAGACATTAATAAGTGAACCTCTGCTCAGGGCAGCCCAGCAACACTGTGCTCAGAGCACACCAAACACTCAGggcccttcctctgccttcttcttctttctaCCTACCCGCCCCGCCCCTCATTCATAGATGTCAAAGAAACAGAACAAGGGTGAGGTTTAGGCAATTCCAAATGACTACAAGGGTCAGGGCACACCCAGTCTGATTTACAGAGCAATTAAAAGGATTTTTGTCTAAAACCAATTCACTGATTAAATGGTGACAGGAAGATCTGAACACAGACCCTGCTGCAAAGCTTAGGGCTAGCACGGTGCTTGCTACACTTCAGCTAGGGCCACCTGACTCCAGGTTCCTCATGTTATGGCTTTAAGTGTTAGTGTTTTCAAAACAGTGATCAGCTAAATCACCCCCTAGCGGTTGATCCTATCCTTCAGCCCACGTCAAAGAGCAGATCAGAGGAgcttcccggatggctcagtgtagagaatctacctgccgatgcaggagacatgggttcgatccctggtccgggaagatcccacatgctggggaacAACTAAGCcgctgtgccacaactactgagcctgtcccctagagcccaggagcccacctgggccacaactgctgaagcctgagtaCCTGAGACTGTGCTCCataaaagagaagccaccacaatgagaagcctgcataccacaactagagaggagcctctgctcgccacaactagagaaaagcccgcaccgcaatgaagagccagcacagccaaaaataaataattttttttaaaaaagcagaccAGAAACACAACTTACCATCCACTGTCCCAGCCATGATGTAGAGTGCACAGACTTTGGGGTTGTCATAGTATCCCTAAAGTAAGGGAAACAGCGGTCACCCCCACACAGCAGCAAACAGCGCCCCCCTGCCCCTGGCACCCATCCTTTTCAACTTATCCTCGGCTGCAAAGGGGCAGAGGAGGAGTGTTACCTTGACAAACTCGATGTAGAGTTTGCCTGTGAAGGTGGACACCTCGCCCTGGACGCTCAGCTTCCCCTTCCGGATGCTCATCGGGATGATCTCATCGTGGGCGGTACTGTGCCCTACGCGATCAAAGATATCTAGGTCCTTCACCACCACGTGGCCGTTCAATCGCACATCGAACACCTGCCAAGACAGACAAGGAGACGGTGTCAAAACCACCTGcttcagacttccctgggggtccagtggttaaggctctgcgcTTCTAACGTATgggttgcaggttcgatccctggtagggcaAGTTTTCCATGCCACTAgacacagccaaaacaaacaaacaaaaaaccctctgCTTCACACTCCTTCAGCAGTTGGGACATGAGGCACCTGCCTGGGCTTCAGGTTCAAAAATAACTGAAGGAATGACAGGCAGGGCTGGGTAGACTTCAGGGTGGCTAGAGACCTTTACCTGAGTCAAACCAAAGGCACATTCCTTCACTGTCAAGGTTGCTAACTGGGAACAAAGAGTGCAAACAAAAAATTCAAggtgaaaagaaggaaagtcaGAAGAAGGGACAGGAAAATATCGGCGAAAAACAAGAAGGTGCGGACAACCAAGAAGGGAGAGGTTATGACCAGGAGGACCTTAAGAAGATTAGTTAATTGCTAAGATCTAGGATTCTGGCATTGccttctgtcagttcagttcagctcagttcagtcgctcagtcgtgtctgactctttgcaaccccgtggactgcagcacaccaggcttccctgtccatcaccaactcccagagcttgctcaaactcatgtccatcacgtcggtgatgccatccaaccatcccatcctctttcgtccccttctcctctggccttcaatctttcccagcatcaggttctttctGTCACAAGTACCTTCTGTCACCCCAAGGCAAATGCAGCCTCGTAGTCACGGGACATAGCTGGGCAAGAGGAATCCAGctttgggagttccctggcggcctagtggttaggattccaggctttcactgtggtggcctggggttcagtccttggtcggggaactgagatcccacaagctgcgtggcgtgaccttaaaaaagaaaacccagcttCTCCTCAAACCTCAACTGTTCCTCCCTCCTAAGCACCTCCATTCTCTGGGAGCTTTCTGCCAGAGTGGCGAGGTTCTACTGGTCAAGTGGGGGCCTGAGCCGCCTCACCTTCTGCTGGGATTGCGCAAAGTAGACCTCGGCAAACTTGAGCACCAGCACGTAGTCCCCCTCCTCCTTGATGGGCACCTCGTAGCCGAAGCTCTCCTCGTTGTACCGCTCCGTCTGGTACAGGATCTGGTCTTCCGGGTTGGAACGCAGGATTGGCAGCTTCATGCCATAGTCAGAGGCTGGGGACAAGAGACACGAGAGAAACCACATCAGAGGTCAAACACAAAAGAAGAGCAGGAGACCCCAGAATGGCCGGGGCGTCTCCCCGGGCAAAGCTAATAACCCTCCCCCGCTGCACCTGGCTCCAAAGAGACCAGCCACGAAGGCAGGAGTCGGGCAGCTGTTACCaaggaagaataaaatgaaagaaaccaacacagcaaTCACCCCAACAAGCTCCCATCACCCTCACAGCAAAACTTTCAAACATTCGTGAAATTGACTTCTCCCCAGCCATATCCAAAGTGATGGGAAGGGAACAAGTCTAACTCACTACTATAGCAAAGCACTGCCCTACAGCTGCGAGGCCTCAGAGAAACCTCGTAAAAGCAGGGGGATGGCCAGGAACACTGCAAGATGATTAagttcaaagaatttttttttccctcatttggAAGAGCTCAGTCTAAGTGAAAAAAACAGGATATCTGTTAGGAAAGTCATTCTTCATTGTCTTTACCGCAAATAAGAAACCAGCTTTCATTGCTTTTTACAACGTTTTCATTCAAAAAGTTCCAGGGCTGGTCAAAAGCAACAAGGTCGTTAAAAAAAGGATTTGATGCTCTCTAATTTCCTCTGGGTCTAACACCTTACTTCCCACACTCACAGAACTCAACCTCACCCAAGGTCTTGAACACTCCCCccaacaaaatgaaagaagaaacaagattcctgctgtatccccagcacctaaCATCGTCCTGGGCACATTCGTCAGCATGCTCAGTGTGATCCACTGAAGAAACAAATGGCAACAAAGGAGGTGCCCGCAGCGTAGTAAAGTCACACGCTCCTCTCCACGGGGCCAGAGCCATCCTAGCAGGGGTCCACGGTCCCACCGCATCTCTGGCCTCAGATGCCCAGGTCCAGGAGCCACCTTCCCCATTTCAGACAGATGAGGAATGCgtccatgtgtgtgctcagtcactcagtcgtgtctgactctgcgaccccacggactctagcccgccaggctcctctgtccaggtaagaatactggagtgggttgccatttcctcctccagaggatctttccaacccagggattgaacctgcttctcctccattagcaggctgattctttaccactgagccacctttccCATTTCAAACAGATGAGGAAGAAGGCAGAGTAAAATAAGTTCTTACTTGTGGGTGGGCATCAGAAGAGCCAAAGTCCTCTACTGCCCTCAGGCTGCCCCCAGTCTTACAGGGAGAGGACTCtgtgtatgtttttctttctcccacacAACAAACTAAACCTGGGCCCTTCCTCAAATATGATTCCACACTCAGGGCCCAGAGGTGAATAGCTATGCCTTCCAGAGCTCTATCCATCTACTTTCCAAACCACAgacttggcagtgattttggtaCCGGGCCTAGTCTCTCCTCCACCTGGGAGGAGGAGTCTTGGAGCTAAGGTGTCAAGTCCACCTTCCAATTTCACAGGGTGACTCTGCAGACATCTAGCACCTGGATCCCCAGGGCAGTGTTTGAGAGGGCCACCCTGGCAGCTTTATCTTCCAAGACTCCAAGAGACAGGATCTTTTATCTCCACCGGAGGTAAAAGAGTAACTAGAAGATCCAGTGGCTAAGGTCAAgccttccagaaaaataaacagaactgtTAACAGTTCCTGTAAGTGAATAGAAGCCAGATCAGATGGACTGATGAGACAATGAACAGGAAACTCATTGCACTTTTGTCTCcggacatttttttcttcctatttctccTCGAAAAATCAAAGGggcggtgggcggggcgggggtggtggtggtactGAGTAGCTCTACAAAGGATGTGCTGCCAACTGCCCCAGATCCATCCCCCAGGCTCAGACCACAAACCTATGAAGACTAAAAGATTGCCGATCCTCTTCCAACTGAGTTCTAAGAATCTCCCTCGTTCACGAGGACCGTGATCCTTACAAATTTGGAATGGTCACCCGATTTGCTTTtcggagacacagaagatgtcaCGCATGTTTGGAGAACCTGTTCCCCCTCACGGCACGGAAAAAGTGAGGAACTGACGGTAGCGTAATCTGTGGCAGGCTCAGTCTCACAGCTAAGAAAACGCAGCCGTGTGATCAACAATCTTGGAATTATCTTTTAAGCTTTCCAAGTGGCTTTCCCATGAAATTTGCCACATGCAAAGCTGAATTTGCCCTAGTCTCAAGAGAGACAATAGCAACTTCCCCTCCGAGCCTTTATGCCTTCATGGCTCCCTTAGCAGTGAAGTGGACACAAGGAGCATACAATGGCAGCTGGAATTAAAATTTCAAGTTAGCCTGACTGAGGTCAGACAGTTAACCAAAGATAAAAGGGGGCCAGAGGGGCCACACTCTGTCCACAGCTTCTTAGCTCTAGACAATGGAGTCACCAGGCTACTTTAAAAACTCAGTCCAGGTTTGAGGGGAAGATGGGCCtggatttgaattctggctctgccacctaCTATGTGATATAGAACA from Cervus canadensis isolate Bull #8, Minnesota chromosome 1, ASM1932006v1, whole genome shotgun sequence includes:
- the MLEC gene encoding malectin, whose product is MLGARAVEGAAVALLRLLLLLLPALGVVRLAGAGLPESVIWAVNAGGEAHVDVHGIHFRKDPLEGRVGRASDYGMKLPILRSNPEDQILYQTERYNEESFGYEVPIKEEGDYVLVLKFAEVYFAQSQQKVFDVRLNGHVVVKDLDIFDRVGHSTAHDEIIPMSIRKGKLSVQGEVSTFTGKLYIEFVKGYYDNPKVCALYIMAGTVDDVPKLQPHPGLEKKEEEEEEEEYDEGSNLKRQTNKNRVQSGPRTPNPYASDNSSLMFPILVAFGVFIPTLFCLCRL